The Desulfurobacteriaceae bacterium genomic sequence CTCGCAAAGGATTACCCTCATGTAATCTGCTTTCTTGGGAACTTCTATTCCAGCAATCTTTTCAGCAGCTATTGAATATCCTGCCATTGTTCCAAAGTTGTCTATAAAGCAAGCCCTCTCTACATTAACAATCGCGTTAATCCAATTTCTATACTCAACAAGTTTCTCTAGAAGTCTTAAAACGTATCCAATATCGGGGTCAACTTTTACAACCTCATCTCCATCAATCCAAACCTTTAATCTCATAGGACCGCTGGCCGGGTGTTGAACTCCCCAGTTAAGCTGAAGAAGTTTCTCTTGTAAAAGCCCTAGATCACTGCCACTTACTTCTTTTTTCTCTTCAAGAATAAACTCGTATCCAAACTCCATTACTTAGTCCCCTTGCGATGCTTTTTAAACTGGTAAGACTTTCTCAAAGGAAATGTTCCTTCTGCCCACTCTGGTAAGAGCATAACTTCAAGCCGAGGATTTCCTACAAACTCAACTCCAAACATTTCCCAAGCTTCTCTCTCATGGGGCTGTAAAGCTGGAAAAATATCTGAAACACTAGGAACTGCTAGATTATTTTCAGAAAGTTCTATTCTGACTATTACGAACTTCTTTATGTAGATATCTTCCAAGATGTAGTTAATCTCAAAACCTCTACCTTCTGGGGTATAGTCAACAACAGATATAGTATGAGGATAGCTAAAACCGAAGTCTTTTAGAAATTTCAATAAATCCCTTATTTTTTCCTTCTCTCCAAAGATTAAAAGCATATTTGTATCGTAGCTCTCGGTTTTGAACCCAAAAAGTTCATCCACTTTTTTCTTAACATCCTCTAACATTTTCTCTCCTTAATACTCTATTTGCTCCATTTTGTTTGGATACTTTTTGGCTGCATTTTCCCTATCTTTGAGAATTATTTTTTTAAGTCTTAAAAATCCTTCCAAAATCGCTTCAGGATTTGGAGGACAACCTGCAACAAAAACATCAAAAGGAATGTACTGGGAAACATCAACAGCTACAAAGTCAGAATCCCAGTAAGGTCCTCCACCAGCTGCACAAGCTCCCATACCAAAAACATAACGGGGTTCCGGCATTTGTTGGTAAGTTCTTAAGAGAACTGGAAGAACTTTTTTTGAAACAAGTCCTGTAACTATGATAAAGTCTGCCTGTTTTGGACTTGGGGTCATCATAAAGCCGTACCTTTCCCAATCAAAACGGGGTCCCACGAGGGCTAAAATCTCTAAGGAGCAACAACCACTACAAAAGTGCACTCCCCACGGAGAATTAGCCCTTGCCCAGTCAAAGAACTTTAAGATCATTATTTCCTTCCTCCAAGCATCACGTAGGATAGGGGAATCATTAGAAGAAAGGAGAACAGAATAAACACCCACCCAAAAGCGGGATCTCCCTTTCCAATAGCATAAAGACCGAAAAAGACTCCAGCTATGTCCATAGCTATAAAGATGATCGCATAGAAGTAATATTGAAAGTTAACACTTGAGATTATTGGTTCTGGAGCTGGAAGCCCACACTCGTATGTATCTTCTTTAACAGGGTGAGGATTTCGAGGGGAAATTGCTACCGATAAAAGCCATAGCGAGAGTCCTGCTATTGCCATAACAATAACAAAAACTATGAAGTTGTAAAGCACTCTAACCTCCCTTCATATTCTTCTTCTATCCTACCACATTGTTAAAAATTTGTAAACATTTTGTAAAAGATTCGTAAATTCAAACTCTTTATTAATTTTACAACAAAAATGTTATGTACTTCAAAGGATTAAGAAAAGCTTATAAAGTTAGTAACAAAACAGAAGTAAAATAAGTAGGTGGAGAAAAAGGGAGAGAAAGAAAAACTTAGCCGAACCTTCCGGTAATGTAGTCTTCAGTTAGTTTTTCTTTCGGTTTTATAAATAGGTCTTCGGTTTTATTGAACTCTATAAGCTCTCCAAGGTACATGAAGGCAGTATAATCTGAAACTCTCGCAGCTTGTTGCATGTTATGGGTAACTATTATTATTGTCAATCTGTCTCTAAAACTAACAACAAGTTCCTCTATCTTTGCAGTTGAAATAGGGTCTAAAGCAGACGTTGGTTCATCAAAGAGGAGAACTTCAGGTTCTACCGCAATAGCTCTTGCTATACAGAGTCTTTGCTGTTGCCCTCCAGAAAGTCCAGAAGCAGGATCCTTTAATCTGTCTTTAACCTCATCCCAAAGGGCAGCATCCTTTAAAGCTTTTTCTACTCTGTCTTCAAGTTCCGATTTATTTTTTATTCCTTTAAGTTTTAACCCGTAAGCAACGTTATCAAATATGGACATAGGAAAAGCTGTCGGTTTTTGAAAAACCATTCCAACTCTACTTCTTAATTTAATTAAATCATAATCTTTATCTAGGATATTTTCTCCATCAAGTAAAATTTTTCCTTCGTATCTATTTCCAGGGTAAAGATCGTGCATTCTGTTAAAACACCTTAAAAGCGTTGTTTTTCCACATCCAGAAGGACCAATAAGAGCAGTTATTCTCTTTTCAGGAACTTTAAAGGATATGTTCTTTAGAGCATGTTTACTTCCATAATAGAAATTAAGGTTCTCTACGCTAATTTTTGCATTCTCTTCTATTTCAATTATGAACGCCATAAACTCACTCCTCCAAGTTACTTTTTGAACTTCCAGCTAGCTAAAACTCTACCTAAAATGTTTGCTCCCAAGACGCTAACTGTGAGAATTAGAGCTGCTGCCCAAGCAAGTTCTTGCCAGTACTCATAAGGGCTCATAGCGTAATCGTACATAGTAACAGTTAAAGATGCCATAGGTTGAGTCATATCAAGAGTGAAAAAGTTATTGTTAAAGGATGTAAAGAGTAAAGGCGCTGTTTCCCCTCCAATTCTTGCCACAGACAAAATTACTCCTGTTAAAATTCCTGTAATGGCAGACCTATAAACTATGTCCTTAATTACCTTAAACTTTGTAGCTCCTAAAGCGTATCCAGCTTCCCTAAGTTCTGGAGGAACAAGCCTTAACATGTCGTCTGTTGTTCTTAAGATAATTGGAATCATCATAATTGCTAAAGACACAGCTCCAGCAATTCCCATAAAGTGTCCAACCGGCTTTACCAAAATGGCATAAATGAAAGTACCCACTACTATGGAAGGAATACTCATCATTATATCTGAAAGGTCTCTAACAACTTTTGCTAGTCTACTGTTTTGTCCGTATTCAGCAATGTAAGTTCCTGCTAAAATTCCAAGAGGAATACCAATAACTGTAGCCGTTAAAACTATTAGAGCCTGACCAACTATTGCGTGTTTAAGCCCTCCGCTATTTTCCCCAGGAGAAGGTGGATCTCCTATAAACACATCTAAAGAAATGGCAGAGAAACCTTTATAGGCAAGAGTTCCCAATATCCAGAAAAGCCACACAATTCCAAAAATTGCTGCAAAAGTCGAAAGGACGAGAATAATGTTGTTTACGATCTTTCTCCTTTTAACTGCGTCCAACTTTTACCTCTCAACCTTTTTCAAGAATACAAACTTTCCAATTGCTATTATTAAAAAGCTCATTACAAAGAGAATTAAAGCTAAGTAGAAAAGGCTTGAAAGGTAAAGGTCTGTATCGGCTTCTGTAAACTCGTTAGCAAGAGTAACGGTAATTGAAGTAGCAGGTTCCAGTATTGAGTGAGGTATTATTGGTTGATTACCCATAACAAACGTAACAGCCATTGTCTCACCAAGAGATCTACCAAGAGAAAGAATTATTCCTCCAATTACTCCAAGCTTAGCGTAAGGAATAACAACATCTTTCATAACATCCCATTTAGTTGCCCCAAGTGCATATGCGGACTCTTTTAAGATATTTGGAACCATATTAAATGAATCTCTTGCAATAGCAGCAGTAAAGGGCAGAATCATTATTGAAAGAACAATAGAAGCTGTAAGGAGACCTATTCCGGGAGTAAAGCCTGAGAACCATTCGCCTATTACGGGAATTTTCCCTAAGGTTGCATGAATTATAGGTTGAACTTTATCCCTCATAAAAGGAGCAAAGTAGAAAAGTCCCCACATACCGTAAATAATACTTGG encodes the following:
- a CDS encoding NADH-quinone oxidoreductase subunit A, with product MLYNFIVFVIVMAIAGLSLWLLSVAISPRNPHPVKEDTYECGLPAPEPIISSVNFQYYFYAIIFIAMDIAGVFFGLYAIGKGDPAFGWVFILFSFLLMIPLSYVMLGGRK
- the pstC gene encoding phosphate ABC transporter permease subunit PstC; amino-acid sequence: MKKARVFDWLFSKVALFSTLLVVIILGLLAIVLYKESSLSINTFGIWEFITSTTWNPPLEKFGGAPAIFGTIVSTFIAILIAVPVAIGIAIFLTEIAPHFLRTPVGVAVELLAAIPSIIYGMWGLFYFAPFMRDKVQPIIHATLGKIPVIGEWFSGFTPGIGLLTASIVLSIMILPFTAAIARDSFNMVPNILKESAYALGATKWDVMKDVVIPYAKLGVIGGIILSLGRSLGETMAVTFVMGNQPIIPHSILEPATSITVTLANEFTEADTDLYLSSLFYLALILFVMSFLIIAIGKFVFLKKVER
- the nuoB gene encoding NADH-quinone oxidoreductase subunit NuoB, which codes for MILKFFDWARANSPWGVHFCSGCCSLEILALVGPRFDWERYGFMMTPSPKQADFIIVTGLVSKKVLPVLLRTYQQMPEPRYVFGMGACAAGGGPYWDSDFVAVDVSQYIPFDVFVAGCPPNPEAILEGFLRLKKIILKDRENAAKKYPNKMEQIEY
- a CDS encoding NADH-quinone oxidoreductase subunit C → MLEDVKKKVDELFGFKTESYDTNMLLIFGEKEKIRDLLKFLKDFGFSYPHTISVVDYTPEGRGFEINYILEDIYIKKFVIVRIELSENNLAVPSVSDIFPALQPHEREAWEMFGVEFVGNPRLEVMLLPEWAEGTFPLRKSYQFKKHRKGTK
- the pstA gene encoding phosphate ABC transporter permease PstA, whose protein sequence is MDAVKRRKIVNNIILVLSTFAAIFGIVWLFWILGTLAYKGFSAISLDVFIGDPPSPGENSGGLKHAIVGQALIVLTATVIGIPLGILAGTYIAEYGQNSRLAKVVRDLSDIMMSIPSIVVGTFIYAILVKPVGHFMGIAGAVSLAIMMIPIILRTTDDMLRLVPPELREAGYALGATKFKVIKDIVYRSAITGILTGVILSVARIGGETAPLLFTSFNNNFFTLDMTQPMASLTVTMYDYAMSPYEYWQELAWAAALILTVSVLGANILGRVLASWKFKK
- the pstB gene encoding phosphate ABC transporter ATP-binding protein PstB gives rise to the protein MAFIIEIEENAKISVENLNFYYGSKHALKNISFKVPEKRITALIGPSGCGKTTLLRCFNRMHDLYPGNRYEGKILLDGENILDKDYDLIKLRSRVGMVFQKPTAFPMSIFDNVAYGLKLKGIKNKSELEDRVEKALKDAALWDEVKDRLKDPASGLSGGQQQRLCIARAIAVEPEVLLFDEPTSALDPISTAKIEELVVSFRDRLTIIIVTHNMQQAARVSDYTAFMYLGELIEFNKTEDLFIKPKEKLTEDYITGRFG